A genome region from Neptunomonas japonica JAMM 1380 includes the following:
- the ccmI gene encoding c-type cytochrome biogenesis protein CcmI has protein sequence MIQLWLGIALLTLVALSFIFIPFIKAKRTQQTVAEVGRKHKNIDIFQERLSELDAERAAGNLQDQEYDALKLELEKNLLEDASEDDSAVVENPIGTKQLVTVTLMALLVPVIAFGLYFEYGSARQLQVAIDHPKQFDFENGKQPTVDEAIQMLVSELKENPENAEGWYILATTYMNLGKFEEGVSSFKRVLDILPNDAPQYVGVMGQYAQGLYFAKGGKMDQEVRQQIQRTLDREPLEVTSLGLLGIDAFEQSRLEDAIAYWRKALANAEPGAAESLKTGIQRALEQLAKEGKAVPDVPELASASVQLNVAIDPQLSDQLSADQVVFVFAKPVGGRMPVAAVRLTVGELPTMITLDDSLAMTPQAKLSLHPNVEIAARISMTGQPEAVAGDLQSANVLVSVKELSEPVNLLIDQIVQ, from the coding sequence ATGATTCAATTATGGCTAGGTATAGCACTACTCACATTGGTAGCGCTTTCGTTTATTTTTATTCCTTTTATTAAAGCAAAGAGAACGCAACAGACGGTAGCTGAAGTTGGTCGTAAGCATAAAAATATCGATATATTTCAAGAGCGCTTATCTGAATTAGATGCGGAGCGTGCTGCAGGTAATTTGCAAGACCAAGAGTATGACGCTTTAAAATTAGAGCTTGAAAAGAACCTGTTAGAAGATGCCAGTGAAGATGATTCAGCTGTTGTTGAAAATCCGATTGGCACAAAGCAATTAGTGACTGTTACGTTGATGGCATTGCTTGTACCTGTTATTGCTTTTGGATTGTATTTTGAATATGGAAGTGCGCGACAGTTACAGGTGGCTATAGATCATCCCAAACAGTTTGATTTTGAGAATGGTAAGCAACCGACAGTTGATGAAGCAATTCAGATGTTGGTGAGTGAGCTTAAGGAAAATCCAGAAAATGCTGAAGGGTGGTACATCTTAGCGACAACGTATATGAATTTGGGTAAGTTTGAGGAAGGCGTCTCAAGTTTTAAGCGCGTTCTTGATATATTACCCAATGATGCACCTCAGTATGTTGGTGTGATGGGGCAGTATGCTCAAGGTCTGTACTTTGCTAAAGGTGGCAAAATGGATCAGGAAGTAAGGCAGCAAATTCAGCGTACGCTGGACCGAGAACCGTTGGAAGTAACCTCTTTAGGTTTGTTGGGAATAGATGCCTTTGAGCAGTCTCGTTTGGAAGATGCTATCGCTTACTGGCGAAAGGCTTTGGCTAATGCAGAGCCTGGGGCTGCAGAGTCTTTAAAAACAGGCATTCAAAGAGCATTGGAGCAACTAGCTAAAGAGGGTAAGGCTGTACCTGATGTTCCAGAGCTTGCGAGTGCTTCAGTTCAGCTGAACGTAGCTATAGATCCACAGTTAAGTGATCAGTTATCAGCAGATCAGGTTGTTTTTGTCTTTGCTAAGCCTGTTGGAGGAAGAATGCCGGTAGCTGCAGTGCGCTTAACGGTTGGCGAATTACCAACAATGATAACGCTTGATGATAGTTTAGCAATGACGCCGCAAGCAAAGCTGTCTTTGCATCCGAATGTTGAAATAGCGGCACGAATTTCCATGACTGGCCAACCTGAGGCTGTAGCAGGTGATTTACAGTCAGCAAATGTTCTGGTTTCAGTTAAAGAACTATCTGAACCGGTAAACCTTCTTATCGATCAGATTGTTCAGTAA
- a CDS encoding HPP family protein, whose protein sequence is MSLIVIDHGNRIETPVKSVFPTRGVESTAPSKGLHDSAGIEKKVHADGENFTHILNKESAKQPQEQSANTYSALNPEKKKPQATKLKAAQVMSHPVHTIAREVTFKTAWARMQELHVSHLMVTDAEDDPVGIISHIDIIEHGKDSPVSIANFYTQQLIAASPETDISVISSSFIEYEINAMPVFNESNQLLGIVCRSDLLRLLISGSHIESWA, encoded by the coding sequence ATGTCGTTAATAGTAATTGACCACGGCAACCGAATTGAAACGCCGGTGAAGTCGGTTTTCCCAACCCGTGGCGTCGAAAGCACTGCACCTTCCAAAGGCCTACACGACAGTGCAGGCATAGAAAAAAAGGTACACGCCGACGGTGAAAACTTTACTCACATCCTAAACAAAGAATCAGCCAAACAGCCACAAGAACAATCAGCAAATACTTACAGTGCGCTCAACCCTGAAAAAAAGAAACCGCAAGCTACCAAACTTAAAGCTGCCCAGGTAATGAGTCATCCTGTTCATACTATTGCTCGCGAAGTAACCTTCAAAACAGCATGGGCAAGAATGCAGGAGTTACATGTCAGCCATTTAATGGTGACAGATGCAGAAGACGACCCTGTTGGTATCATTTCACATATCGATATCATAGAGCACGGCAAAGACTCGCCCGTTAGCATTGCCAACTTCTATACTCAACAGCTGATTGCTGCATCTCCAGAAACAGACATCTCCGTTATTTCATCTAGCTTCATAGAATATGAAATTAACGCGATGCCAGTTTTTAATGAGAGCAACCAACTCCTCGGTATAGTGTGTCGTTCAGACCTTTTACGTTTATTAATCAGTGGATCGCATATTGAAAGCTGGGCGTAA
- the mnmC gene encoding bifunctional tRNA (5-methylaminomethyl-2-thiouridine)(34)-methyltransferase MnmD/FAD-dependent 5-carboxymethylaminomethyl-2-thiouridine(34) oxidoreductase MnmC — protein sequence MKQHHARLAWSEGTLLSESFGDFYCSLADGIAESRYVFIDGNKLSERCNEKLMSDLTIAETGFGTGSNLLCTLDTLNQLPTPHLHGAHFISTELHPLTYIDLKKVLTQQPQFQHYAKQLLEQYPPYIQGMHRFIFDKGRFYLTLCIGDAATSLQRIDSAIDAWYLDGFSPAKNPAMWSQELFFHVARLTKNNGTLATYAAASFVRKGLAEEGFDIKKRPGFGKKRDMLSGTMTQPKTATTPTKLPWFTLPKIKKPRSAIIIGAGLAGCSTAEALARRGIKVQLIDRCNDICQEASGNRQGALYAKLPTKPTLGGELHLCGLEYTLRLLGTYQCLDNQTASQCGVLQLAMSEKEATKQNAIADSGDYSSDVVSLKSATEASQIAGTPIAHQALFFPRAGWVQPKAFCEKITDHPKIQLTLSTTISSLTQTSDQRWAVLDHNNQMHAADIVIVASAAHAKEFEQLNHLPIKKIRGQVSISQTDDSQSELQTVICGEGYISPPLNNLYTFGATFDLHDQSPQVREADHHSNLSMISNAASSFARHLPPPNHWNGRVGYRCSTPDYLPIAGPAPVAAAYFEQYAKLRDDKNWRFKNAPPELHKGLYLNVGHGSKGLITAPLIAEYLASSICSEPLPIPREISQALHPARFIIKSLIKGKK from the coding sequence ATGAAGCAACATCATGCCCGGCTTGCCTGGTCCGAAGGAACGCTACTTTCGGAATCATTCGGTGATTTTTATTGCAGCCTTGCAGATGGTATTGCTGAAAGTCGATACGTATTTATTGATGGCAATAAATTATCCGAACGCTGCAATGAAAAGCTAATGAGCGATCTAACAATTGCTGAAACAGGCTTTGGGACCGGCTCAAACTTACTTTGCACCCTAGACACATTAAACCAACTACCTACACCCCATCTACATGGAGCGCATTTCATTTCGACCGAGCTGCATCCTCTTACATACATCGACTTAAAAAAAGTACTCACACAACAACCTCAATTCCAACACTATGCAAAGCAGTTGCTGGAGCAATACCCTCCTTATATTCAGGGTATGCATCGCTTCATCTTCGATAAAGGCCGTTTTTATTTAACCCTTTGTATTGGCGATGCAGCTACTAGCTTACAGCGCATCGACTCTGCGATTGATGCGTGGTATCTCGATGGTTTTTCCCCGGCAAAAAACCCTGCCATGTGGAGCCAAGAACTTTTTTTTCATGTCGCTAGGCTTACAAAAAACAACGGAACACTAGCTACTTACGCGGCTGCTAGCTTTGTTAGAAAAGGGTTGGCTGAAGAAGGCTTTGATATTAAGAAAAGACCAGGCTTTGGGAAGAAAAGAGACATGCTCTCAGGAACAATGACTCAACCCAAAACAGCGACAACACCAACAAAACTCCCCTGGTTTACTCTCCCTAAAATCAAGAAACCAAGAAGCGCTATTATTATAGGGGCAGGACTTGCAGGCTGCAGTACGGCAGAAGCCCTCGCCCGAAGAGGCATCAAAGTCCAGTTAATTGATCGCTGTAATGACATTTGCCAAGAAGCCTCCGGGAATCGTCAAGGAGCGCTTTATGCAAAACTACCAACCAAGCCCACATTGGGAGGGGAGTTACACCTGTGTGGCCTAGAATATACCCTGCGACTGCTGGGCACTTATCAATGCTTAGATAATCAAACAGCATCACAATGCGGTGTATTACAGCTCGCCATGTCTGAAAAAGAAGCAACGAAGCAAAATGCTATCGCAGACAGTGGAGATTACTCTAGCGATGTGGTTTCTCTTAAATCAGCTACTGAAGCTTCGCAAATTGCCGGTACGCCCATAGCACACCAAGCATTATTTTTTCCAAGAGCTGGATGGGTACAACCCAAAGCTTTTTGCGAAAAAATAACTGATCATCCAAAAATACAATTAACACTTTCCACAACGATCTCATCATTAACCCAAACATCTGATCAACGTTGGGCAGTGCTAGATCATAACAATCAAATGCATGCTGCCGATATTGTTATTGTTGCATCTGCAGCCCATGCAAAAGAGTTTGAACAACTCAATCACTTACCTATTAAAAAGATCCGTGGACAAGTCTCTATTAGTCAAACTGATGACTCCCAAAGTGAGTTACAAACGGTTATCTGCGGTGAAGGCTATATATCTCCCCCCTTAAACAACCTTTATACCTTCGGCGCAACATTTGATCTACACGACCAGTCTCCACAGGTAAGAGAGGCCGACCACCATAGTAATTTAAGTATGATATCCAATGCGGCCAGCTCTTTTGCGAGACACCTTCCGCCCCCTAATCACTGGAACGGAAGAGTCGGTTACCGATGCTCAACACCTGATTATTTACCTATTGCAGGCCCAGCACCCGTCGCTGCAGCTTATTTTGAACAATACGCTAAGTTACGGGATGATAAAAATTGGAGGTTTAAGAATGCCCCCCCTGAATTACATAAGGGTCTTTACCTGAATGTAGGACACGGCTCTAAAGGCCTAATTACTGCACCGCTAATAGCAGAGTATCTGGCTTCAAGCATATGCTCTGAACCGCTGCCTATCCCACGAGAGATAAGCCAAGCACTGCACCCGGCACGCTTTATCATCAAGTCACTTATTAAAGGAAAGAAATAG
- a CDS encoding NAD-dependent epimerase/dehydratase family protein has protein sequence MTRYEQIKTELLASPKTWLVTGVAGFIGSNLLETLLKLNQRVVGLDNFATGFQHNLDEVESQVSAEQWACFQFIEGDIRQLRDCHTACAGVDYVLHQAALGSVPRSIDDPIATNETNISGFLNMLVAARDAKVTSFTYAASSSTYGDHPALPKVEENIGNPLSPYAVTKYVNELYADVFSRTYGFNTIGLRYFNVFGKRQNPNGAYAAVIPKWADSMISGEEIFINGDGETSRDFCYIENAVQANLLASTADENVKNEVYNVAVGDRTTLNELFDELKNALENNSVVYQVDRIYRDFRVGDVKHSQADINKAAEKLGYSPNYRISEGIEIAMPWYIANR, from the coding sequence ATGACTCGTTACGAACAGATTAAAACAGAACTGTTGGCTAGCCCTAAAACGTGGTTAGTAACAGGTGTGGCTGGCTTTATTGGCTCTAATTTATTGGAAACATTGCTGAAATTGAATCAGCGAGTAGTTGGCTTAGATAATTTTGCAACGGGGTTTCAACATAACCTAGACGAGGTTGAATCCCAGGTGAGCGCTGAGCAATGGGCGTGCTTTCAATTTATTGAAGGAGATATTCGTCAGCTGAGAGATTGCCATACTGCCTGTGCCGGTGTGGATTATGTACTTCATCAAGCTGCATTGGGGTCTGTGCCACGTTCAATTGATGACCCTATTGCGACTAATGAAACAAATATTAGTGGCTTTTTAAATATGCTGGTAGCAGCGCGCGATGCAAAAGTTACAAGCTTTACTTATGCCGCAAGTAGCTCAACTTATGGTGATCATCCTGCCTTACCTAAGGTAGAAGAAAACATAGGTAATCCATTATCTCCTTATGCCGTAACAAAATATGTCAATGAACTGTATGCCGATGTTTTTTCTCGCACTTATGGTTTTAATACAATAGGGCTGCGCTATTTTAATGTTTTTGGTAAACGTCAAAACCCAAATGGTGCTTATGCTGCCGTTATACCTAAATGGGCTGACTCTATGATTAGCGGTGAAGAAATTTTCATTAATGGTGATGGTGAAACGAGTAGAGATTTTTGTTATATCGAAAATGCAGTGCAAGCAAATTTGTTGGCTTCAACTGCTGATGAGAATGTTAAGAATGAAGTGTATAACGTTGCGGTTGGTGATAGAACAACACTTAATGAATTATTCGATGAGCTGAAAAATGCACTCGAAAATAACAGTGTTGTATATCAAGTTGATCGAATTTATCGTGACTTCAGAGTTGGTGATGTAAAACATTCTCAAGCTGATATAAACAAGGCGGCAGAGAAGCTTGGTTACTCTCCTAATTACCGCATATCAGAAGGGATTGAAATAGCGATGCCTTGGTATATAGCTAATAGATAA
- the zipA gene encoding cell division protein ZipA, with product MDIGLKEWLIIGGLLLIGLIIFDGWRRMKGQRNTLKIDIDRDFTDSDDTDVAEGAHNPELPNGGARALPDDYHDQSYVHERKPLNTSERIDPGFDHLNDRVESKAEPQTESTYKTEENPKVAYHQSESNHSNALASKPQPEFDYNESPEHVAEQPYSQPEELPVELDPLFDDIPEILSPVRQATVEQLDTTPAEHNTSDNEPAVPEKSEYLDLEQPITVLMRQASEKQADDSPQQSQEEMFFYPDEQVPSDDDSDSLSGANLELGSESHIEHQETESVAHYEEPKVLHNANADNIGEPVIDTEHESNSITESTVEDLELKPEQDSLFESEHLDSARSERKALEQAPEPEEVLVITVVGKQQPLDGQTLLQVVLACGMRFGDMNLFHRFEEGVDKGPVQFSMANAVNPGTFDLDHMSEMTTPGVSFFMSMSEPEDAKNAFECMLATAETVSKHLGGDLLDENRSVMRPQTKAHYRERIREFEMHNLHRRNLS from the coding sequence ATGGATATCGGCTTAAAAGAGTGGTTAATAATTGGGGGGCTTCTGCTTATCGGCCTAATTATTTTCGATGGCTGGCGCCGGATGAAAGGACAACGTAACACTTTGAAAATTGATATTGACAGAGATTTTACAGACTCTGACGATACTGATGTGGCTGAGGGCGCTCATAATCCAGAGTTACCCAATGGCGGTGCTAGGGCATTGCCAGATGATTATCATGATCAGTCTTACGTTCATGAGAGAAAACCTTTAAACACATCGGAGCGAATTGATCCTGGATTTGATCATTTGAATGATCGTGTTGAGTCTAAAGCTGAGCCCCAAACAGAAAGCACTTATAAAACAGAAGAAAATCCTAAGGTTGCTTATCATCAGTCAGAAAGTAACCACTCAAATGCTCTAGCTTCAAAGCCGCAGCCTGAGTTTGATTATAACGAATCGCCTGAACATGTAGCTGAGCAGCCTTACTCTCAGCCAGAAGAGCTGCCTGTAGAGCTAGATCCTTTATTTGATGATATTCCTGAAATATTATCTCCTGTTAGGCAAGCAACGGTTGAGCAATTAGATACGACACCAGCAGAGCACAATACAAGCGATAATGAGCCAGCAGTTCCTGAAAAGTCTGAATACCTAGATCTTGAGCAGCCCATTACAGTGCTGATGCGTCAGGCCTCTGAGAAGCAGGCTGACGATAGTCCGCAACAATCGCAAGAAGAGATGTTCTTCTATCCTGATGAGCAGGTACCTAGTGACGATGATAGTGATAGTCTTTCAGGAGCGAATCTGGAACTTGGTTCTGAATCTCATATTGAGCATCAAGAAACTGAAAGTGTTGCTCACTATGAGGAGCCGAAGGTTTTACATAATGCTAATGCTGACAACATTGGTGAGCCTGTTATTGATACAGAGCATGAGAGTAATTCGATTACAGAATCTACGGTTGAAGATTTAGAGCTCAAGCCCGAACAAGACTCTCTGTTTGAAAGTGAGCATTTAGATAGTGCTAGGAGTGAGCGTAAAGCTCTTGAACAAGCTCCTGAACCTGAAGAAGTGTTAGTCATAACGGTGGTTGGAAAACAGCAGCCTTTAGATGGACAAACACTGCTTCAAGTCGTACTGGCGTGTGGGATGCGCTTTGGTGATATGAATTTGTTTCATCGATTTGAAGAAGGTGTCGACAAGGGCCCTGTGCAGTTTAGTATGGCAAATGCGGTTAACCCAGGAACATTCGATTTAGATCATATGTCCGAGATGACGACGCCGGGTGTTAGTTTCTTTATGTCGATGAGTGAACCTGAAGATGCTAAGAATGCCTTTGAGTGTATGTTAGCAACAGCCGAAACGGTTTCAAAGCATTTGGGAGGTGATCTGCTAGATGAAAATCGTTCAGTGATGCGTCCACAAACCAAAGCGCATTACCGTGAACGTATCCGCGAATTCGAAATGCATAACCTTCACCGACGTAATCTTTCTTAA
- a CDS encoding YheU family protein: MIVPIESISAEALEGLIEEFVTRDGTDYGYEETPLISRVEQVKKKLKNKEIVVLFNEATDEVNLVLSERLKG; this comes from the coding sequence ATGATAGTGCCAATAGAGTCTATTTCTGCTGAAGCTTTAGAGGGTTTGATAGAAGAGTTTGTTACACGCGATGGTACTGATTATGGCTACGAAGAGACGCCTCTTATTTCGCGTGTGGAGCAAGTTAAGAAGAAATTGAAAAATAAAGAAATCGTAGTCTTGTTTAACGAAGCGACAGATGAAGTTAACTTGGTGTTGAGTGAACGCCTAAAAGGCTAA
- the ligA gene encoding NAD-dependent DNA ligase LigA — translation MSDNKTLFQGDAAMADILIEIKQLRAEIDQHNYRYHVQDEPSIPDAEYDRLFKQLQALEQTHPELISDDSPTQRVGSTPISGFEEVKHEMSMLSLDNAFSEEDLRDFDRRVRERLDGLLEIPYACEPKLDGIAVSLMYEKGELIRGATRGDGSTGENITHNVRTIPSIPLRLMGEGIPERLEVRGEIYMPKAGFNALNKRALAKGEKAFVNPRNAAAGSLRQLDARITATRPLEMCCYGIGVFSGGVMPDTHVGSMQQLNRWGFKISRYLELVEGAEGCFGYYQRMAELRNTLPYEIDGLVFKVDQYQLQKNLGFVSRYPRWAIAHKFPAQEEMTQVDSVEFQVGRTGAITPVARLQPVFVGGVTVSNATLHNMDEIERLDLHVKDWVVIHRAGEVIPKVVRVVADKRPADAKEVCFPKRCPVCGSDIEKIEGEAIARCSGGLSCSAQRKEALRHYASRKAMNIDGLGEKLIDALVDKDLLKSIADIYLLKHADIAGLERMGAKSADNLLVAIEKSKSTTLARFIYSLGIREVGEATARNLANVYGDLDAVVAANEEQLLAVPDVGEVVAHHIRTFFQQTHNLEVVTALTEAGVHWLQQESMPLENQPLLNKVYVLTGTLELMSRDDAKAKLQQLGAKVSGSVSKKTDCVVAGPGAGSKLAKAESLGVLVLDEKAFVALLVSYGVVSS, via the coding sequence ATGTCTGATAATAAAACATTGTTTCAGGGTGATGCTGCTATGGCTGATATATTGATAGAAATTAAGCAGCTTCGCGCTGAGATTGATCAGCATAATTACCGGTACCACGTACAAGATGAACCAAGTATCCCCGATGCTGAGTACGATCGACTATTTAAGCAGTTACAGGCTTTAGAGCAGACTCATCCTGAACTTATATCAGATGACTCACCGACTCAGCGAGTAGGTAGTACGCCTATAAGCGGATTTGAAGAAGTTAAGCATGAAATGTCGATGCTATCACTTGATAATGCTTTCTCTGAAGAAGATTTGCGTGACTTTGATCGGCGTGTACGTGAGCGCTTAGATGGTTTGCTAGAAATTCCTTATGCCTGTGAGCCTAAGCTTGATGGTATTGCTGTTAGCTTGATGTATGAAAAGGGAGAACTGATCAGAGGCGCAACGCGTGGCGATGGCTCAACCGGTGAAAATATCACGCACAATGTTAGAACGATTCCTTCTATTCCGTTAAGGCTTATGGGTGAAGGTATCCCTGAACGCCTTGAGGTACGTGGCGAAATTTATATGCCTAAAGCGGGTTTTAATGCGTTGAATAAGCGCGCGTTGGCTAAAGGCGAGAAAGCATTTGTTAATCCTCGAAATGCGGCAGCAGGAAGCTTACGTCAATTGGACGCACGTATTACAGCTACGCGGCCATTAGAAATGTGCTGCTATGGTATTGGCGTCTTTTCTGGTGGTGTAATGCCAGATACTCATGTGGGTTCTATGCAGCAGTTGAACCGTTGGGGTTTCAAGATAAGTCGCTACCTTGAATTAGTCGAAGGTGCAGAAGGTTGTTTTGGCTATTATCAACGCATGGCCGAGTTGAGAAATACCCTTCCTTATGAGATAGACGGTTTGGTATTCAAGGTAGATCAATACCAGTTACAAAAAAACCTTGGCTTTGTATCAAGATACCCGCGTTGGGCCATTGCGCATAAGTTTCCTGCACAAGAAGAGATGACTCAAGTTGATAGTGTGGAGTTTCAGGTAGGCCGTACAGGCGCTATTACGCCTGTCGCTCGCTTACAACCCGTTTTTGTCGGTGGTGTTACTGTCAGTAATGCAACGCTGCATAATATGGATGAAATCGAGCGATTGGATTTGCACGTAAAGGACTGGGTTGTTATCCATCGCGCCGGTGAAGTAATTCCTAAAGTCGTTAGAGTGGTTGCTGACAAGCGTCCGGCTGATGCCAAAGAGGTCTGTTTTCCGAAGCGTTGTCCTGTTTGTGGATCAGACATAGAAAAAATTGAAGGTGAAGCGATTGCGCGTTGTAGTGGTGGCTTGAGTTGCTCGGCGCAACGTAAAGAGGCTTTACGCCATTATGCGTCCCGTAAGGCCATGAATATTGACGGTCTTGGTGAGAAACTGATTGATGCGCTAGTAGATAAAGACTTATTAAAATCTATTGCTGATATTTATCTATTGAAGCATGCCGACATAGCGGGCCTAGAGAGGATGGGAGCTAAATCAGCAGATAACCTTTTGGTTGCCATTGAAAAGTCTAAATCAACAACATTGGCTCGTTTTATCTATTCGTTAGGTATTCGTGAGGTGGGAGAGGCCACTGCACGAAATTTAGCCAACGTTTATGGTGATCTCGATGCCGTAGTTGCTGCGAATGAGGAGCAATTATTGGCCGTGCCTGATGTGGGAGAAGTAGTAGCGCACCATATCAGAACGTTTTTCCAGCAAACGCATAATCTTGAAGTGGTTACTGCCTTGACAGAAGCGGGCGTTCATTGGCTGCAGCAAGAGTCAATGCCACTGGAAAACCAGCCTTTACTTAATAAAGTGTATGTTCTGACTGGTACACTTGAACTAATGAGTCGAGATGATGCTAAAGCAAAGTTGCAGCAGTTAGGCGCTAAAGTGTCTGGCAGTGTTTCGAAAAAAACTGACTGCGTAGTCGCAGGGCCAGGGGCAGGTAGTAAGCTGGCAAAAGCAGAATCTCTAGGTGTGTTAGTGTTAGACGAAAAAGCGTTTGTGGCGTTATTAGTGTCTTATGGAGTGGTTTCGTCATGA
- the tviB gene encoding Vi polysaccharide biosynthesis UDP-N-acetylglucosamine C-6 dehydrogenase TviB, whose amino-acid sequence MNFTTHDTRIAILGLGYVGLPLAAEFGKHIPTLGFDINKARLEELQGGFDSTLEVSKEELVQASLLTYSSEIDALKKCNVFIVTVPTPINEHKQPDLTPLLKASAVIGKALKQGDVVIYESTVYPGATEEECVPVLERESGLVFNKDFYCGYSPERINPGDKEHRVTSILKVTSGSTPEVADFVDNLYRSIITAGTYKASSIKVAEAAKVIENTQRDVNIGLINELAVIFNKLDIDTEEVLKAAGTKWNFLPFRPGLVGGHCIGVDPYYLTHKAQSVGYHPEIILAGRRLNDGMGAYVVSQLVKSMLKKRIQVDGARVLVLGLTFKEDCPDLRNTKVVDIVGELSDYGINVDCYDPWINAADAEHEYNITPVSVPAQGAYDAVIIAVAHKQFKEIGVEGIRAFGKTEHVLYDLKYILPADAADLRL is encoded by the coding sequence ATGAACTTTACAACTCATGATACTCGTATAGCAATTCTTGGTTTAGGTTATGTTGGACTTCCGCTGGCTGCCGAGTTTGGTAAGCACATACCAACATTGGGTTTTGATATTAATAAAGCTCGATTAGAAGAGTTGCAAGGCGGTTTTGATAGTACTTTAGAAGTCAGTAAGGAAGAGCTTGTACAAGCATCACTGTTAACATATAGCTCTGAAATCGATGCACTTAAAAAATGTAATGTGTTCATTGTGACAGTGCCCACTCCAATCAATGAGCATAAACAACCTGATCTTACTCCATTGCTAAAAGCGAGTGCAGTGATTGGGAAGGCTCTGAAGCAGGGCGATGTTGTCATTTATGAATCCACTGTGTATCCAGGAGCTACAGAAGAGGAATGTGTGCCTGTTTTAGAGCGTGAATCTGGCCTTGTGTTTAATAAGGATTTTTACTGTGGATATAGCCCTGAGCGAATTAACCCAGGCGATAAAGAACACCGTGTTACCAGCATCCTAAAGGTAACTTCGGGTTCAACACCGGAGGTTGCTGATTTTGTTGACAACCTTTACCGCTCAATCATCACAGCAGGGACTTATAAAGCAAGCTCTATCAAAGTAGCTGAAGCTGCTAAGGTTATTGAGAACACGCAACGTGATGTCAATATTGGTTTGATCAACGAACTCGCAGTGATTTTTAATAAGCTAGATATCGATACTGAAGAGGTCCTCAAAGCAGCTGGGACTAAGTGGAACTTCTTGCCATTTCGTCCGGGCTTGGTTGGCGGTCATTGCATAGGTGTAGATCCCTACTATCTAACTCATAAAGCTCAATCTGTTGGCTATCATCCCGAGATAATTTTAGCTGGGCGACGTTTGAATGATGGTATGGGTGCTTATGTTGTAAGCCAATTAGTTAAATCTATGTTGAAGAAGAGAATTCAAGTAGATGGTGCTCGTGTGCTGGTATTAGGTCTTACTTTTAAAGAAGATTGCCCTGACCTGAGAAACACGAAAGTAGTTGATATTGTAGGTGAGCTTTCAGATTATGGCATTAATGTTGACTGCTATGACCCATGGATTAATGCTGCTGATGCAGAGCATGAGTACAACATCACCCCAGTATCAGTACCTGCTCAGGGGGCTTATGATGCAGTAATTATCGCAGTAGCTCATAAGCAGTTTAAAGAGATAGGTGTTGAAGGTATTCGTGCATTCGGCAAGACTGAGCATGTTCTTTATGATCTTAAATATATTCTACCAGCCGATGCTGCCGACCTTCGTCTTTAA